Proteins encoded together in one Planctomyces sp. SH-PL14 window:
- a CDS encoding fatty acid desaturase family protein translates to MTAPAPLPLPAITREPPTRPPGRSAPTIPPEFLEACHEPHTARHLRRLVEFLAIYVASAALAIVLAERLPGPFGWFLLAPLCLLSAAALHGISLFTHEAVHGTLCRNRVLNDVLGAACALPVLQNGSAYRVLHLRHHRHLGEDGDPDHYENYTRWSWMVFLMNWLRLLIGYPVYIVAIPILGFRHGSRAQRVGIVAEVVALGVLAAAIWWSPVPRMWLVWGWLVPMLVINTLVNIRGMSQHTLLEEASDEVRGTRSILTGPVVRYFMCNENFHLEHHLYPGVPWHRLPEVHAWLKPELERRGAPYIPSYTAFVVEFIKGSIARSPWGRRSARPPARLP, encoded by the coding sequence ATGACCGCGCCCGCCCCTCTCCCTCTTCCGGCGATCACCCGGGAGCCGCCGACCCGACCGCCCGGTCGGTCCGCGCCGACGATCCCTCCGGAGTTCCTGGAGGCGTGCCACGAGCCGCACACGGCACGACATCTCCGGCGGCTCGTGGAGTTCCTGGCGATCTATGTCGCGAGTGCGGCGCTGGCGATCGTGCTGGCGGAGCGGCTGCCGGGGCCGTTCGGATGGTTCCTGCTGGCGCCCCTCTGCCTGCTGTCGGCCGCGGCGCTGCATGGGATCAGTCTGTTCACGCACGAGGCGGTGCACGGGACGCTCTGCCGCAATCGCGTGCTCAACGATGTGCTCGGGGCGGCGTGTGCGCTGCCCGTGCTGCAGAACGGGTCGGCGTACCGGGTGCTACACCTGCGGCATCACCGGCATTTGGGGGAAGACGGGGACCCCGATCACTATGAGAACTACACCCGCTGGTCGTGGATGGTGTTCCTGATGAACTGGCTGCGGCTGCTGATCGGGTATCCGGTCTACATCGTGGCGATTCCGATTCTGGGGTTTCGGCACGGCTCGAGGGCGCAGCGGGTCGGGATCGTGGCGGAGGTTGTGGCTCTGGGCGTGCTGGCGGCGGCGATCTGGTGGAGTCCTGTGCCGCGGATGTGGCTGGTGTGGGGATGGCTGGTGCCGATGCTGGTGATCAATACGCTCGTGAATATCCGGGGGATGAGTCAGCACACGTTGCTGGAGGAGGCGAGCGATGAGGTCCGGGGGACGCGGTCGATCCTGACGGGGCCGGTTGTCCGCTACTTCATGTGCAACGAGAATTTTCATCTGGAGCATCACCTGTATCCGGGGGTGCCGTGGCATCGGCTGCCGGAGGTGCATGCGTGGTTGAAGCCGGAGCTGGAGCGAAGGGGGGCTCCGTACATTCCGTCGTACACGGCGTTCGTGGTGGAGTTCATCAAAGGGAGTATTGCCCGCAGCCCGTGGGGCCGAAGGTCAGCGCGCCCGCCGGCACGACTCCCATAG